In one window of Primulina tabacum isolate GXHZ01 chromosome 8, ASM2559414v2, whole genome shotgun sequence DNA:
- the LOC142554769 gene encoding uncharacterized protein LOC142554769: protein MEESDNKLEVASPSPDPSFFELATKFLSKYFPPAKSAQLKIEISTFRQTDFEQLYEAWERYKELLRRCPNHGFEDWVQIELFCNGLNGQTRTTVDAGAGGTIFAKSPSQAYDLLEQMTINSYQWPSERSGVKRTTGVYAVDPITSLTAQVSALTTQIATMNKVSTSNTEGPPLVVEEPRFLEEVQYINNKNFGGYGGYQGREEKEVEPTPVRDEKLSPTKRARAEFQKKKGIEDFKNLHTNNEFVEQVEGEVTEGTRRNLPQKLLDPDEFIVPCEIGGHLVEKAICDSGASVNIMPSSLYKKLGLSRIKPTRLSLQMSDKSVRTPLGVVEDVELKIDKIRLLADFVVLDMGNSQNVRAILGRPFLATAGAVIDLRQGKLTMEVDGQNVELKASKISYDPP, encoded by the exons ATGGAGGAATCAGATAACAAATTGGAAGTGGCGTCTccgtccccagatccgtcgttcttc gagCTGGCAACGAAATTtctttctaaatattttccccCAGCTAAGTCTGCGcaattgaagattgagatcAGTACTTTCAGGCAAACTGACTTTGAGCAGCTTTATGAGGCGTGGGAAAGGTACAAAGAGTTATTGCGGAGGTGCCCtaatcatggttttgaagactggGTGCAGATTGAGCTATTCTGTAACGGGTTGAATGGTCAGACACGGACAACAGTGGATGCAGGGGCaggtggcacgatctttgccaAGTCTCCTTCTCAAGCCTATGATttgcttgagcagatgactattaATAGCTACCAATGGCCATCTGaaaggtcaggagtaaagaggACAACTGGAGTTTATGCCGTAGATCCTATCACATCACTCACAGCGCAAGTCTCAGCATTGACTACACAGATAGCAACCATGAATAAAGTGAGTACATCAAACACTGAGGGACCACCGCTTGTTGTTGAAGAACCACGGTTTCTTGAAGAAGTTCAATACATTAACAATAAAAACTTTGGAGGCTATGGAGGATATCAAG GAAGAGAAGAGAAAGAGGTTGAACCCACACCTGTTCGGGATGAAAAGCTAAGTCCAACCAAAAGAGCCCGAG ctgaatttcaaaagaaaaaaggtaTTGAAGATTTCAAGAACCTACACACTAATAATGAGTTTGTAGAACAGGTGGAAGGTGAAGTTACCGAAGGAACACGAAGAAATCTTCCTCAGAAGTTGCTAGATCCCGATGAATTTATTGTACCATGTGAAATAGGGGGTCATTTAGTAGAAAAAGCTATCTGTGATTCAGGAGCGAGCGTGAATATAATGCCAAGTTCTCTTTACAAGAAACTTGGATTGAGCAGGATAAAGCCCACAAGACTAAGCTTGCAGATGTCAGATAAATCGGTTAGGACACCGCTGGGTGttgtggaagatgttgaacttaAGATTGATAAAATAAGGCTTCTAgcagattttgtggtgcttgacatGGGGAACAGTCAGAATGTTCGTGCTATTTTAGGACGACCATTTTTGGCTACTGCTGGAGCCGTCATTGATTTGAGACAAGGAAAACTGACCATGGAGGTTGATGGTCAAAACGTAGAACTCAAGGCTTCCAAGATATCATACGATCCACCATGA
- the LOC142554099 gene encoding pescadillo homolog isoform X2 yields MYLQVSLPVFRKLCILKGVFPREPKKKLKGNHHSYYHMKDIMFLKHEPLLEKLRYMRVYEKKVKKAISKKNRDLAERLLTRKPTYTLDMLIKERYPKFVDALRDLDDCLSMVHLFAALPAVDRAVDGEKIPVDRIHNCRRLSHEWQAYISRTHRLRKTFISVKGIYYQAEVEGQKITWLTPHALQQVLPEVDYRVLLTFLEFYETLLAFVNYKLYSSINLKYPPILDPRLEALAADLYALSRFFDANAHGSSKKTSLIVSSASEQTEIQQKGTKLDESEVRLAQLQQQLPSNEPGALMNLVEDAAKEDEEDSETRDCKNLFKNRKFFLSREVPRESLLLIIPAFGGTVSWEGEGAPLEESDQSITHQVVDRPTQEHKFLSRDYIQPQWVYDSVNARILLPTEKYMVGCVPPPHLSPFVDNEAEGHVPEYAEAIQRLKAAARKEVLPLPGAGKDLDDPQSLLGIIDRAQAIEAAEIKQKMAILEKQYHHELNLELQGVQYSVVSNEVEGKDDAEVETATDINQIAADEANMSKMLMSRKRIKLYDAIDIGRARKRIAKQQIKERQKRIAEAMKSKSD; encoded by the exons ATGTATCTTCAAGTCAGCCTTCCAGTTTTCAG GAAATTATGCATCCTAAAAGGTGTTTTTCCTCGGGAACCCAAGAAGAAGTTGAAGGGAAACCATCATTCTTATTATCACATGAAAGATATTATGTTTCTCAAACATGAGCCATTGCTGGAGAAATTGAGATATATGCGAGTGTATGAGAAGAAGGTGAAAAAAGCCATATCAAAGAAGAACAGAGATCTCGCTGAACGGCTTTTGACAAGGAAACCTACTTACACTCTTGATATGCTTATTAAAGAGAG GTATCCTAAATTCGTTGACGCGCTGAGGGATCTTGATGATTGTCTTAGTATGGTACACCTGTTTGCTGCATTGCCAGCTGTGGATAGGGCGGTAGATGGAGAAAAGATTCCGGTTGACCGTATCCATAATTGCAGAAG GTTGAGTCATGAGTGGCAGGCATACATTTCTCGCACCCACAGACTGAGGAAGACGTTCATTTCTGTGAAAGGCATATATTACCAG GCAGAGGTTGAAGGGCAAAAAATTACATGGTTAACTCCTCATGCATTGCAACAAGTACTGCCTGAAGTTGATTACAGAGTCTTGCTTACttttttggaattttatgaG ACACTCCTCGCGTTTGTTAACTATAAACTCTATAGttcaataaacttaaaatatcCTCCCATCCTTGATCCTAGGCTGGAAGCTCTAGCTGCAG ATCTTTATGCCCTGTCAAGATTCTTTGATGCCAATGCTCATGGTTCCTCGAAGAAGACTTCACTTATAGTTTCATCTGCATCTGAGCAAACTGAGATCCAGCAGAAGGGGACAAAACTTGATGAGTCTGAAGTTCGACTTGCCCAACTTCAACAACAACTTCCTTCTAATGAACCAGGTGCTTTGATGAACCTTGTTGAAGATGCTGCAAAGGAGGATGAAGAGGATTCCGAAACAAGGGACTGTAAAAATCTCTTCAAGAACAGGAAATTCTTCTTGAGTCGTGAG GTTCCTAGAGAGTCATTGCTACTTATAATCCCTGCGTTTGGTGGCACTGTTTCTTGGGAAGGTGAAGGAGCTCCACTTGAGGAGTCTGACCAGAGCATTACTCATCAG GTTGTGGATAGGCCAACACAGGAGCACAAGTTCCTATCCAGAGATTATATCCAGCCACAGTGGGTTTATGACTCTGTAAATGCACGCATATTGTTGCCAACTGAGAAATACATGGTGGGATG TGTACCTCCTCCACATTTGTCTCCATTTGTTGACAATGAAGCAGAAGGTCATGTTCCTGAATATGCAGAAGCTATTCAACGGCTGAAGGCTGCTGCAAGAAAAGAAGTCCTACCTTTGCCTGGCGCTGGAAAGGATTTGGATGACCCTCAGAGTTTACTGGGTATCATTGATCGGGCACAAGCTATTGAAGCTGCTGAGATAAAACAGAAG ATGGCAATTCTGGAGAAACAGTATCATCATGAACTGAACCTAGAACTTCAAGGTGTTCAGTATTCTGTTGTCTCCAATGAAGTGGAAGGCAAGGATGATGCGGAAGTAGAAACTGCAACTGATATTAATCAAATTGCTGCGGATGAAGCCAATATGTCAAAGATGTTGATGTCTCGTAAACGGATAAAACTTTATGATGCGATAGAT ATTGGCCGCGCAAGGAAACGGATTGCCAAACAACAAATAAAGGAACGTCAGAAAAGGATAGCTGAAGCCATGAAATCAAAATCTGATTGA
- the LOC142552540 gene encoding auxin-induced protein 15A-like encodes MGSWLYGIAHTSEKLRRTISPKKGSIHSTFSDVPRGHFPVYVGETHRRFIVPIYYLNHPLFQDLLHLAEEEFGYNHPMGGLTIPCHEDHFLSLTSALSSSPTTSSY; translated from the coding sequence ATGGGATCTTGGCTATACGGCATAGCTCACACTAGTGAAAAACTCCGACGAACAATTTCGCCCAAGAAAGGTAGCATTCATTCGACTTTTTCCGATGTTCCCAGAGGTCATTTTCCGGTCTATGTAGGCGAGACACACAGACGGTTTATCGTTCCGATATATTATCTGAACCACCCGTTGTTCCAAGATTTGTTGCACCTCGCTGAAGAAGAATTCGGTTATAATCATCCAATGGGTGGCCTAACGATTCCATGCCATGAAGATCACTTCTTAAGTCTCACTTCCGCACTAAGTTCTTCCCCGACAACGTCGTCTTATTGA
- the LOC142554770 gene encoding uncharacterized protein LOC142554770: MAEHRENDRQNLPEAIPIRDHFRPVINNHYSGIARGTINANNFELKPALINMVQQNQFAGTATSDPHVHLRTFVEITNTELATKFLAKYFHPAKSAQLKIEISTFRQTDFEQLYEAWERYKELLRKCLNHGFEDWVKIELFYNGLNGQTRGTVDAATGGTIFAKSPEQAYDLLEQMTINSYQWPSERTGVKRTAGVYAVDPITSITAQVSALTTQIATMNKVSTSETESPSLVAEEPALPEEAQYINNRNFGGFTGYRGEGKPSFEDLVGTFIAESGKKMNRGQFPSNTEVNPKEQCKAVTLRSEKELEVQKSTEKMDKKKTVEESEFEDRKEDKTEEFKAEVEVEQPPQMPNYAKFIKDVMSKKRKLQEFETVKLNEECNAILQKKLPQKLKDPWSFTVPCFIGGSKCSKALCDLRANMEEDHDTPLIFGRKPFLATERALIDVHKGELTLRVGGEAVFFNIYQAMKGSNEVSTCKSIDVIDSCMSLGCAGTRDPLERCLIGAAGTVDEDDWEVKEQLVALDGSKRERK, encoded by the exons ATGGCTGAACATAGAGAGAATGACAGACAAAACTTGCCAGAAgctatacctatcagagatcacttTCGACCAGTGATCAACAATCATTACTCTGGTATTGCAAGAGGGACCATCAACGCCAATAATTTTGAATTGAAGCCTGCTCTGATCAATATGGTTCAGCAAAACCAGTTTGCTGGAACTGCCACTTCTGATCCTCACGTTCATTTGAGGACATTTGTGGAGATCACGAatacg GAGTTGGCGACTAAATTTCTGGCAAAATACTTTCACCCtgcaaagtctgcacagttgaagattgagattagcACTTTCAGGCAGACTGATTTTGAACAATTATACGAGGCGTGGGAAAGATACAAGGAGCTGTTGAGAAAGTGTCTgaatcatggttttgaagactggGTGAAAATTGAATTATTCTACAACGGTCTGAATGGGCAAACAAGAGGAACAGTGGATGCAGCAACtggtggcacgatctttgcTAAATCTCCCGAGCAAGCTTATgacttgcttgaacagatgacgaTAAATAGCTACCAGTGGCCGTCTGAAAGGACAGGAGTAAAGAGGACGGCTGGAGTTTATGCTGTGGATCCTATTACGTCAATCACTGCTCAGGTATCCGCATTGACCACTCAAATTGCAACTATGAACAAGGTAAGCACATCAGAGACTGAGAGTCCATCGCTTGTTGCTGAAGAACCAGCTCTTCCCGAAGAAGCACAGTACATCAACAACAGGAACTTTGGTGGCTTCacaggatatcgag GGGAAGGAAAGCCTTCGTTTGAGGATTTGGTAGGAACATTTATTGCTGAGTCTGGAAAAAAGATG aacaGGGGTCAATTTCCTAGCAACACAGAAGTTAATCCAAAAGAGCAGTGCAAGGCAGTCACGTTGAGGAGTGAAAAAGAATTGGAGGTGCAGAAGTCCACAGAGAAAATGGACAAGAAGAAGACTGTTGAAGAGAGTGAGTTTGAGGATAGAAAAGAAGATAAAACTGAGGAATTCAAGgctgaagttgaagttgaacaacctcca CAAATGCCGAATTATGCAAAATTTATTAAAGATGTGATGTCTAAGAAGAGGAAGTTGCAGGAGTTTGAGACTGTGAAACTGAATGAAGAATGTAACGCCATACTGCAAAAAAAGCTAccacaaaaattaaaagatccaTGGAGTTTTACTGTTCCTTGCTTTATTGGTGGTTCTAAATGtagtaaagctttatgtgatttgaGAGCGA ATATGGAAGAGGATCATGATACCCCATTAATATTTGGGAGAAAACCTTTTCTGGCGACTGAAAGAGCATTGATAGATGTGCATAAGGgtgaactcaccttgagagtgGGTGGAGAAGCAGTCTTTTTTAACATCTATCAAGCCATGAAGGGATcaaatgaggtaagtacttgtaaAAGCATCGATGTTATAGACTCATGTATGTCTCTTGGTTGTGCAGGAACCAGAGATCCTTTGGAGCGCTGTTTGATAGGCGCTGCAGGAACTGTTGATGAAGATGATTGGGAAGTGAAAGAGCAACTTGTGGCTCTTGATGGATCAAAGAGAGAGAGAAAATAG
- the LOC142554099 gene encoding pescadillo homolog isoform X1 codes for MPKHYRPAGKKKEGNAAKYVTRSQAIKYLQVSLPVFRKLCILKGVFPREPKKKLKGNHHSYYHMKDIMFLKHEPLLEKLRYMRVYEKKVKKAISKKNRDLAERLLTRKPTYTLDMLIKERYPKFVDALRDLDDCLSMVHLFAALPAVDRAVDGEKIPVDRIHNCRRLSHEWQAYISRTHRLRKTFISVKGIYYQAEVEGQKITWLTPHALQQVLPEVDYRVLLTFLEFYETLLAFVNYKLYSSINLKYPPILDPRLEALAADLYALSRFFDANAHGSSKKTSLIVSSASEQTEIQQKGTKLDESEVRLAQLQQQLPSNEPGALMNLVEDAAKEDEEDSETRDCKNLFKNRKFFLSREVPRESLLLIIPAFGGTVSWEGEGAPLEESDQSITHQVVDRPTQEHKFLSRDYIQPQWVYDSVNARILLPTEKYMVGCVPPPHLSPFVDNEAEGHVPEYAEAIQRLKAAARKEVLPLPGAGKDLDDPQSLLGIIDRAQAIEAAEIKQKMAILEKQYHHELNLELQGVQYSVVSNEVEGKDDAEVETATDINQIAADEANMSKMLMSRKRIKLYDAIDIGRARKRIAKQQIKERQKRIAEAMKSKSD; via the exons ATGCCGAAGCACTACAGGCCCGCC GGCAAGAAGAAGGAAGGAAACGCCGCCAAATATGTGACGAGATCTCAGGCGATAAAGTACCTTCAAGTCAGCCTTCCAGTTTTCAG GAAATTATGCATCCTAAAAGGTGTTTTTCCTCGGGAACCCAAGAAGAAGTTGAAGGGAAACCATCATTCTTATTATCACATGAAAGATATTATGTTTCTCAAACATGAGCCATTGCTGGAGAAATTGAGATATATGCGAGTGTATGAGAAGAAGGTGAAAAAAGCCATATCAAAGAAGAACAGAGATCTCGCTGAACGGCTTTTGACAAGGAAACCTACTTACACTCTTGATATGCTTATTAAAGAGAG GTATCCTAAATTCGTTGACGCGCTGAGGGATCTTGATGATTGTCTTAGTATGGTACACCTGTTTGCTGCATTGCCAGCTGTGGATAGGGCGGTAGATGGAGAAAAGATTCCGGTTGACCGTATCCATAATTGCAGAAG GTTGAGTCATGAGTGGCAGGCATACATTTCTCGCACCCACAGACTGAGGAAGACGTTCATTTCTGTGAAAGGCATATATTACCAG GCAGAGGTTGAAGGGCAAAAAATTACATGGTTAACTCCTCATGCATTGCAACAAGTACTGCCTGAAGTTGATTACAGAGTCTTGCTTACttttttggaattttatgaG ACACTCCTCGCGTTTGTTAACTATAAACTCTATAGttcaataaacttaaaatatcCTCCCATCCTTGATCCTAGGCTGGAAGCTCTAGCTGCAG ATCTTTATGCCCTGTCAAGATTCTTTGATGCCAATGCTCATGGTTCCTCGAAGAAGACTTCACTTATAGTTTCATCTGCATCTGAGCAAACTGAGATCCAGCAGAAGGGGACAAAACTTGATGAGTCTGAAGTTCGACTTGCCCAACTTCAACAACAACTTCCTTCTAATGAACCAGGTGCTTTGATGAACCTTGTTGAAGATGCTGCAAAGGAGGATGAAGAGGATTCCGAAACAAGGGACTGTAAAAATCTCTTCAAGAACAGGAAATTCTTCTTGAGTCGTGAG GTTCCTAGAGAGTCATTGCTACTTATAATCCCTGCGTTTGGTGGCACTGTTTCTTGGGAAGGTGAAGGAGCTCCACTTGAGGAGTCTGACCAGAGCATTACTCATCAG GTTGTGGATAGGCCAACACAGGAGCACAAGTTCCTATCCAGAGATTATATCCAGCCACAGTGGGTTTATGACTCTGTAAATGCACGCATATTGTTGCCAACTGAGAAATACATGGTGGGATG TGTACCTCCTCCACATTTGTCTCCATTTGTTGACAATGAAGCAGAAGGTCATGTTCCTGAATATGCAGAAGCTATTCAACGGCTGAAGGCTGCTGCAAGAAAAGAAGTCCTACCTTTGCCTGGCGCTGGAAAGGATTTGGATGACCCTCAGAGTTTACTGGGTATCATTGATCGGGCACAAGCTATTGAAGCTGCTGAGATAAAACAGAAG ATGGCAATTCTGGAGAAACAGTATCATCATGAACTGAACCTAGAACTTCAAGGTGTTCAGTATTCTGTTGTCTCCAATGAAGTGGAAGGCAAGGATGATGCGGAAGTAGAAACTGCAACTGATATTAATCAAATTGCTGCGGATGAAGCCAATATGTCAAAGATGTTGATGTCTCGTAAACGGATAAAACTTTATGATGCGATAGAT ATTGGCCGCGCAAGGAAACGGATTGCCAAACAACAAATAAAGGAACGTCAGAAAAGGATAGCTGAAGCCATGAAATCAAAATCTGATTGA